In Mycobacterium sp. Aquia_216, a genomic segment contains:
- a CDS encoding cytochrome P450: protein MAPANIPSDFDFLDPDVNLAGLPVEELAQLRKAEPIHWVDIPGGSGGFEDNGYWIVTKHADVKEVSRRSDVFSSWLNGAIPTWPPEMKREQVELQRSVMLNMDAPHHTRLRKIISRGFTPRAIGRLEAELAQRAENIAKTAATEGTGDFVEQVSCELPLQAIAGLLGVPQEDRDKLFRWSNEMTGGTDPEYATVDPAQSSMELIAYAMAMAEERGKNPTDDIVTTLIQADIEGEKLSDDEFGFFVVMLAVAGNETTRNSITHGMIAFANNPDQWELFKRERPATTADEIIRWATPVSAFQRTANEDIELGGVLIKQGQRAVMSYRSANFDEEVFEDPHTFNILRDPNPHVGFGGTGAHYCIGANLARMTINLIFNAVADQMPDIKSVGEPERLRSGWLNGIKHWQVDYTGKSAVNS from the coding sequence ATGGCACCCGCCAACATTCCCTCCGACTTCGACTTCCTTGACCCCGACGTCAACCTCGCCGGGCTGCCCGTCGAGGAGCTTGCCCAGCTGCGCAAGGCGGAGCCGATCCACTGGGTCGACATCCCGGGCGGCTCGGGCGGCTTCGAGGACAACGGCTACTGGATCGTCACCAAGCACGCCGACGTCAAGGAGGTATCGCGCCGCAGCGACGTCTTCTCGAGCTGGCTGAACGGTGCCATCCCGACCTGGCCGCCGGAGATGAAGCGCGAGCAGGTCGAGTTGCAGCGCAGCGTCATGCTGAACATGGACGCGCCCCACCACACCCGGCTGCGCAAGATCATCTCCCGCGGGTTCACCCCACGGGCCATCGGCCGGCTGGAAGCCGAACTGGCCCAGCGCGCCGAAAACATCGCCAAGACCGCGGCGACCGAGGGGACCGGCGACTTCGTCGAGCAGGTGTCGTGCGAGCTGCCGCTACAAGCCATCGCGGGCCTGCTCGGTGTTCCCCAGGAGGATCGCGACAAGCTCTTCCGCTGGTCCAACGAGATGACCGGCGGCACCGACCCCGAGTACGCCACCGTCGATCCCGCGCAGTCGTCGATGGAACTGATTGCGTACGCCATGGCCATGGCCGAGGAGCGGGGCAAGAACCCCACCGACGACATCGTCACCACCCTCATCCAGGCCGACATCGAGGGGGAGAAGCTCTCCGACGACGAGTTCGGCTTCTTCGTGGTGATGCTCGCGGTGGCGGGCAACGAGACCACGCGTAACTCGATCACCCACGGCATGATCGCGTTCGCGAACAACCCCGATCAGTGGGAGCTCTTCAAGAGGGAGCGCCCGGCCACCACCGCCGACGAGATCATCCGATGGGCCACCCCGGTATCGGCATTCCAGCGCACCGCCAACGAGGACATCGAGTTGGGTGGCGTGTTGATCAAGCAGGGCCAGCGGGCCGTGATGTCCTACCGCTCGGCCAACTTCGACGAAGAGGTCTTCGAGGACCCGCACACCTTCAACATCCTGCGCGACCCGAATCCGCACGTCGGTTTCGGCGGCACCGGCGCCCACTACTGCATCGGCGCGAACCTGGCCCGCATGACCATCAACCTCATCTTCAACGCGGTCGCCGACCAGATGCCGGACATCAAGTCGGTTGGCGAGCCCGAGCGACTACGGTCAGGGTGGCTCAACGGCATCAAGCACTGGCAGGTCGACTACACGGGAAAGAGCGCGGTTAATTCCTAA
- a CDS encoding ABC transporter ATP-binding protein, translating to MSTGAVTLEELKVGFNGVVAANISLTVRPGEVVVFLGPSGCGKSTVLRALAGLLTPISGTATVDGAPVTGNAAQCAMVFQEDALFPWRTALKNVQYPLKLRGLRGKELKAAATARLEQVGLAAYLDHLPSQLSGGMRQRVQLARTLACEPRVMLMDEPFGALDAQTRREMQGLLMSVWETQKMTILFVTHDVDEALLLADRVVLLSHRPATVADIVIIDTPRNAEAQFEEPYQQRRRAILEFLGHRQAETA from the coding sequence ATGAGCACGGGCGCAGTCACTCTCGAGGAGTTGAAAGTCGGCTTCAACGGTGTTGTCGCCGCCAACATCTCCCTGACCGTGCGCCCCGGCGAGGTGGTCGTCTTTCTGGGCCCTTCGGGATGCGGCAAGTCGACCGTCTTGCGCGCACTGGCCGGGTTGCTCACGCCGATCAGCGGCACGGCCACGGTAGACGGCGCACCGGTCACCGGCAATGCGGCCCAATGCGCGATGGTGTTCCAAGAGGACGCACTGTTTCCCTGGCGCACCGCACTGAAGAACGTGCAGTATCCGCTCAAACTCCGGGGTCTTCGCGGCAAGGAACTCAAGGCGGCGGCAACCGCACGATTGGAACAAGTTGGGCTGGCCGCTTACCTCGACCACCTGCCCAGCCAGCTCTCGGGGGGCATGCGCCAGCGCGTGCAATTGGCGCGAACTCTGGCCTGCGAGCCACGGGTGATGCTGATGGACGAGCCTTTCGGCGCACTGGACGCACAGACCCGGCGCGAGATGCAGGGGCTGCTGATGTCCGTCTGGGAGACCCAGAAGATGACCATCCTGTTTGTCACGCACGATGTCGACGAAGCGCTGCTGCTCGCCGACCGGGTGGTGTTGCTGAGCCATCGGCCGGCGACCGTCGCCGACATCGTCATCATCGACACGCCACGCAACGCCGAGGCCCAGTTCGAAGAACCTTATCAGCAACGGCGCCGCGCCATCCTCGAGTTCCTCGGACACCGTCAGGCCGAAACGGCGTAA
- a CDS encoding acyl-CoA dehydrogenase family protein, producing MDFDLTATQQAVADVVTSVLERDLTWDALVRGGVTALPVPERLGGDGVGLPEVATVLTEVGRHGAITPALATLGFGVLPLVDLASDDQQDRFLAGLVKGADGGVLTAALNEPGSALPDRPATTFADGRLTGTKVGVAYAEQADWIIVTADSAVVVVSPTADGVELVRTPTSNGSDEYTVTFAAVAVPDTDVLAGAAARRVNELALAAIGAFTDGLVAGALRLTADYVAGRKQFGKPLSTFQTVAAQLAEVYIASRTIDLAAKSVVWRLSLGGEPAPQLRADLDVLGYWITSQAPPVMQICHHLHGGMGMDITYPMHRYYSTIKDLSRLLGGSSHRLDLVGAQCS from the coding sequence ATGGATTTCGATCTCACTGCAACGCAGCAGGCCGTCGCTGACGTTGTCACGTCCGTGCTGGAACGGGATTTGACGTGGGACGCACTCGTCCGCGGGGGGGTGACGGCGCTACCGGTGCCCGAACGTCTCGGCGGCGACGGCGTCGGTCTCCCCGAGGTCGCCACGGTGCTGACCGAGGTGGGGCGCCACGGTGCGATCACGCCGGCCCTGGCCACGCTGGGCTTCGGCGTGCTGCCGCTGGTGGATCTGGCCTCCGATGACCAACAGGACCGGTTCTTGGCGGGCCTGGTCAAGGGGGCCGATGGCGGGGTGCTGACCGCGGCGCTCAACGAGCCCGGTTCGGCGCTGCCCGACCGGCCCGCCACCACCTTCGCCGACGGGCGGTTGACGGGCACCAAAGTCGGTGTCGCGTACGCCGAACAAGCGGATTGGATCATCGTGACGGCCGACAGTGCGGTCGTCGTGGTGTCGCCGACGGCCGACGGTGTGGAGCTGGTTCGCACCCCGACGTCGAATGGCTCCGATGAGTACACGGTGACGTTTGCCGCTGTCGCGGTTCCCGACACCGACGTATTGGCCGGCGCCGCCGCGCGCCGGGTCAACGAGCTGGCGTTGGCGGCGATCGGCGCCTTCACCGATGGACTGGTGGCCGGGGCGCTGCGGCTGACCGCGGATTACGTGGCCGGGCGCAAGCAGTTCGGCAAGCCGCTGTCGACCTTTCAGACCGTGGCGGCACAGCTCGCCGAGGTCTACATCGCTTCGCGCACCATCGATTTGGCGGCGAAGTCGGTCGTTTGGCGCCTGTCCTTGGGGGGCGAGCCCGCCCCCCAGTTGCGGGCCGATCTCGATGTGCTCGGGTACTGGATCACGTCGCAGGCCCCGCCGGTGATGCAAATCTGCCATCACCTGCACGGCGGTATGGGGATGGACATCACCTACCCCATGCACCGGTACTACTCCACGATCAAGGACCTGTCCCGGTTGCTGGGTGGGTCCTCTCATCGTCTAGACCTGGTGGGAGCGCAATGTTCATAG
- a CDS encoding SulP family inorganic anion transporter yields MSITMPGLRLRAAGVARSSGYPLLSTTMLRTEVLAGLVVALALIPEAIAFSVIAGVDPRVGLFSSVTMAVTIAFAGGRPAMISAATAAVALVVAPVARDHGVGYLVATIILAGIIQMALAFAGVAKLIRFIPRSVMTGFVNALAILVLVSQLPHLFGVPWLVYPLTLVGILVMVTLPKLTTAVPAPLVVVLLLTAAVMLFGWHVPDVGDQGALPNSLPLPGLPHVPLTLGTLKTVAPYAFGAALVGLLESLMTAKLVDDITDSPSNKTREAWGQGMANVITGIFGGMGGCAVIGQTMMNVKVAGARTRLSTLLTGIFVFVLVVSLGDVVGRIPMAALVAVMVVVSAATFDWHSISPRTLKVLPGSEILIMAITVAGTVATSNLAVGVSLGVLTAVVAFVRRVAHFTSVEPTSGRGDSDAGTRTYRVHGELFFASSNDLVHQFDYANDPDDVVIDMSGAVVWDASSVAALDTIRHKYRSRGKSVRLTGLNSASLDRLGRLSGLLRI; encoded by the coding sequence ATGAGTATCACTATGCCCGGCCTTCGTCTGCGCGCCGCGGGTGTCGCCAGGTCATCCGGCTACCCGCTGCTGTCCACGACCATGCTGCGCACCGAGGTGCTTGCCGGTCTCGTCGTCGCGCTCGCGCTGATTCCAGAAGCGATCGCGTTCTCAGTCATCGCCGGCGTCGATCCGCGGGTGGGGTTGTTCTCCTCGGTCACCATGGCCGTCACCATCGCGTTCGCCGGCGGCCGGCCCGCGATGATCTCTGCCGCCACCGCCGCGGTCGCATTGGTGGTCGCTCCCGTCGCCCGCGATCACGGAGTGGGTTACTTGGTGGCCACGATCATCCTCGCGGGCATCATCCAGATGGCCCTCGCGTTCGCCGGCGTCGCCAAGCTCATCCGGTTCATCCCCCGCAGCGTGATGACCGGGTTCGTCAACGCGCTCGCCATTCTCGTTCTCGTATCGCAATTACCACATCTGTTCGGCGTGCCGTGGCTGGTCTATCCGCTCACGTTGGTCGGCATTCTCGTGATGGTCACGCTGCCGAAGCTGACCACCGCTGTGCCGGCACCGCTGGTGGTCGTGCTGTTGCTCACCGCAGCGGTGATGCTGTTTGGCTGGCATGTTCCTGACGTGGGTGATCAAGGCGCACTGCCGAATTCGCTGCCGCTGCCCGGCTTGCCCCATGTTCCTTTGACACTTGGAACGCTGAAGACCGTCGCGCCCTACGCGTTCGGCGCGGCGCTAGTCGGACTCCTCGAATCACTGATGACCGCAAAACTCGTCGACGACATCACGGACAGCCCGTCGAACAAGACACGCGAAGCCTGGGGCCAAGGGATGGCTAACGTGATCACCGGAATCTTCGGCGGTATGGGCGGGTGTGCCGTGATCGGCCAGACGATGATGAACGTCAAGGTCGCCGGTGCACGAACTCGACTGTCCACCTTGTTGACCGGGATATTCGTCTTCGTGCTGGTGGTCTCGCTGGGAGATGTGGTCGGCCGGATACCGATGGCCGCCTTGGTAGCGGTCATGGTCGTCGTATCGGCGGCCACTTTCGACTGGCACAGCATCTCCCCCCGCACACTGAAAGTCTTGCCGGGCAGCGAAATCCTCATCATGGCCATCACCGTCGCCGGCACGGTGGCCACCAGTAATCTGGCCGTCGGAGTGTCGTTGGGAGTGCTTACCGCCGTTGTGGCCTTCGTCCGCCGCGTCGCCCACTTCACGTCGGTCGAGCCCACCTCCGGGCGCGGGGATTCCGATGCCGGCACTCGCACCTACCGCGTGCACGGCGAACTCTTCTTCGCGTCGAGCAATGATCTTGTCCACCAATTCGATTACGCGAATGACCCCGACGACGTGGTGATCGATATGTCGGGCGCGGTGGTATGGGACGCGTCCTCGGTGGCTGCCCTCGACACGATTCGTCACAAATACCGGTCCCGGGGCAAATCTGTTCGTCTGACCGGTCTCAACAGCGCAAGTCTGGACCGGCTCGGCAGGTTGTCGGGCCTGCTGCGTATCTGA
- a CDS encoding ABC transporter permease, which produces MTQTMTAPALPKLSVPAGWKAKPGPQRSIVRVPHAVRRRAAAVVLPMIPIATFVAMWHLLTAHNVVAWLRFNRMPAPATVLEALLARVSSGTYYDDLLASLQRILLGFGLAAVIGIGLGILVGRSGIARMALRPFIELIRPIPAIALVPLTILLFPSSEQGIVFITFFAAFFPVVVSTIHATDALPKVWEDAARTMGAGRVSLLFHVVLPGALPGIFAGLSVAMGVAWICVVSAEMISGQFGIGYYTWQSYGLLDYSGVVVGMISIGALGLITAWLVERMGRRVNHWLPRATG; this is translated from the coding sequence ATGACTCAGACCATGACCGCACCCGCTTTACCAAAGCTTTCGGTTCCGGCCGGTTGGAAGGCAAAGCCGGGACCGCAGCGGTCGATTGTCCGCGTGCCCCACGCGGTCCGGCGGCGCGCGGCCGCGGTGGTGCTGCCGATGATCCCCATCGCCACCTTTGTCGCGATGTGGCACTTGCTGACCGCCCATAACGTCGTCGCCTGGTTGCGGTTCAACCGGATGCCGGCCCCGGCGACCGTGCTGGAGGCGTTGCTCGCCCGGGTGAGCAGCGGCACCTACTATGACGACCTATTGGCGAGCTTGCAACGAATACTGCTCGGCTTCGGCCTGGCGGCGGTGATCGGCATCGGGCTGGGAATCCTGGTGGGCCGCTCGGGCATCGCGAGAATGGCGCTGCGGCCGTTCATCGAGCTGATCCGGCCCATCCCCGCGATCGCACTGGTGCCGTTGACGATACTGCTGTTTCCCTCCAGCGAGCAGGGGATCGTCTTCATCACCTTCTTCGCCGCGTTCTTTCCGGTTGTGGTCAGCACAATTCACGCGACGGATGCACTGCCCAAGGTGTGGGAGGACGCCGCCAGGACCATGGGAGCCGGCCGCGTATCGCTGCTGTTTCACGTCGTACTGCCGGGCGCCTTGCCGGGGATCTTCGCCGGGCTGTCGGTGGCCATGGGTGTCGCCTGGATCTGCGTCGTCAGTGCGGAGATGATTTCCGGACAGTTCGGCATCGGCTACTACACGTGGCAGTCGTACGGCTTGCTCGACTATTCGGGTGTCGTGGTCGGCATGATTTCCATTGGCGCTCTTGGTCTTATCACCGCGTGGCTTGTCGAGCGCATGGGTCGCCGGGTGAATCACTGGCTGCCGAGAGCCACCGGATGA
- the fadE29 gene encoding acyl-CoA dehydrogenase FadE29, translating to MFIDLTPEQRQLQAELREYFSNLISPDEAKAMESDRHNEAYRAVIRRMGQDGKLGVGWPKEFGGHGFGPIEQSIFVNEAHRADVPLPAVTLQTVGPTLQQYGSELQKKKFLPSILAGEVHFAIGYTEPEAGTDLASLRTTAVRHGDEYIVNGQKIFTTGAHDADYIWLACRTDPEAVKHKGISILIVDTKDPGYSWTPIILSDGAHHTNATYYNDVRVPADMLVGEENGGWRLITTQLNNERVMLGPAGRTAGIYDRLHAWASKPGGDGVTPVDHADVKRALGEIYSMWRINELLNWQVAAAGEDINVADAASTKVFGTESIQYIGRLAEEIVGKYGNPAESDTAELLEWLDSQTKRNLVITFGGGVNEVMREMIAASGLKVPRVPR from the coding sequence ATGTTCATAGATCTGACCCCGGAGCAGCGTCAGCTGCAAGCCGAGCTGCGCGAATACTTCTCGAATCTGATTTCGCCCGACGAGGCGAAGGCGATGGAGTCCGACCGTCACAACGAGGCCTATCGCGCGGTGATCCGGCGGATGGGCCAGGACGGCAAGCTCGGCGTGGGTTGGCCAAAGGAGTTCGGCGGCCACGGCTTCGGCCCGATCGAGCAGTCGATCTTCGTCAACGAGGCGCACCGGGCCGACGTGCCACTGCCCGCGGTGACGCTGCAGACGGTCGGACCCACCCTGCAGCAATACGGCAGCGAGCTGCAGAAGAAGAAGTTCCTGCCTTCCATCCTCGCCGGCGAGGTGCACTTCGCTATCGGCTATACCGAACCGGAAGCCGGCACCGACCTGGCATCCCTGCGGACCACGGCGGTGCGCCACGGCGACGAATACATCGTCAACGGTCAGAAAATCTTCACCACCGGTGCCCACGATGCCGACTACATCTGGCTGGCCTGCCGCACCGACCCGGAAGCCGTTAAGCACAAGGGCATTTCGATCCTGATCGTCGACACCAAGGACCCCGGCTACTCCTGGACTCCGATCATCCTGTCCGACGGCGCCCACCACACCAACGCCACCTACTACAACGATGTGCGGGTGCCCGCCGACATGCTGGTCGGCGAGGAGAACGGCGGATGGCGGCTGATCACCACGCAACTCAACAATGAGCGCGTGATGCTCGGTCCCGCGGGCCGCACCGCCGGGATCTACGACCGGTTGCACGCCTGGGCATCCAAGCCGGGTGGCGACGGCGTCACGCCGGTCGATCACGCCGACGTCAAGCGCGCGCTGGGTGAGATCTACTCGATGTGGCGCATCAACGAGCTACTCAACTGGCAGGTCGCCGCCGCCGGTGAGGACATCAACGTGGCCGATGCCGCGTCGACGAAAGTCTTTGGTACCGAGAGCATTCAGTACATCGGTCGGCTCGCCGAGGAGATCGTCGGCAAATACGGTAACCCGGCCGAGTCCGACACCGCCGAGCTGCTGGAGTGGCTCGACTCGCAAACCAAGCGCAATTTGGTGATTACCTTCGGTGGAGGCGTGAACGAGGTTATGCGTGAAATGATCGCGGCGTCCGGCCTCAAAGTGCCGAGGGTGCCTCGATGA
- a CDS encoding steroid 3-ketoacyl-CoA thiolase → MGNPVIVEATRSPIGKRNGWLSGLHATELLGATQKALVEKAGINAGEVEQIIGGCVTQYGEQSNNITRVSWLVAGLPDHVGAATVDCQCGSSQQANGLIAGLIAAGAIDVGIACGIEAMSRVGLGANAGPDRGILRPESWDIDLPDQFTAAERIAKRRGITREDIDQFGFDSQRKAKQAWAEGRFDREISGIEAPVLDEQKQPTSDRHVVTRDQGLRDTTLEGLASLKPVLEGGIHTAGTSSQISDGAAAVLWMDEDKAKALGLKPRARIISQALIGAEPYYHLDGPVQSTAKVLEKAGMKMGDIDITEINEAFASVVLSWARVHNPDMDKVNVNGGAIALGHPVGSTGSRLITTALHELERTDQSTALITMCAGGALSTGTIIERI, encoded by the coding sequence ATGGGTAACCCTGTCATCGTCGAAGCCACTCGTAGTCCCATCGGTAAGCGGAACGGGTGGCTATCTGGTCTGCACGCCACCGAGTTGTTGGGGGCCACGCAGAAGGCGCTCGTGGAGAAGGCCGGCATCAACGCCGGCGAGGTCGAGCAGATCATCGGCGGCTGCGTCACGCAGTACGGCGAGCAGTCCAACAACATCACCCGGGTGAGCTGGCTCGTCGCCGGGCTGCCGGACCACGTGGGCGCCGCGACCGTGGACTGCCAGTGCGGCAGCAGCCAGCAGGCCAACGGCCTGATCGCGGGCCTGATCGCGGCGGGTGCGATCGACGTCGGCATCGCGTGCGGTATCGAGGCGATGAGCCGCGTCGGGCTGGGCGCCAACGCCGGCCCCGATCGCGGGATCCTGCGCCCCGAGTCGTGGGACATCGACCTGCCCGACCAGTTCACCGCCGCCGAGCGGATCGCCAAGCGTCGCGGCATCACCCGCGAGGACATCGACCAGTTCGGCTTCGACTCGCAGCGAAAGGCCAAGCAGGCATGGGCCGAGGGCCGGTTCGACCGCGAGATCAGTGGCATCGAGGCGCCCGTGCTCGACGAGCAGAAGCAGCCGACGAGCGACCGTCATGTCGTCACTCGTGACCAGGGCCTGCGCGACACCACGCTGGAAGGCCTCGCCTCGCTGAAGCCGGTGCTGGAGGGCGGGATCCACACGGCGGGTACGTCGTCGCAGATCTCCGACGGTGCGGCGGCCGTGCTGTGGATGGACGAGGACAAAGCCAAGGCACTGGGGCTGAAACCGCGAGCCCGGATCATCAGCCAGGCACTGATCGGTGCGGAGCCGTACTACCATCTGGACGGCCCCGTGCAGTCGACCGCCAAGGTGCTCGAGAAGGCCGGCATGAAGATGGGCGACATCGACATCACGGAGATCAACGAGGCCTTCGCGTCGGTGGTGCTGTCCTGGGCGCGGGTGCACAATCCCGACATGGACAAGGTCAACGTCAACGGCGGCGCGATCGCGTTGGGCCACCCGGTGGGCAGCACCGGCAGCCGGCTGATCACCACCGCATTGCACGAGCTGGAGCGCACCGATCAGAGCACCGCACTGATCACCATGTGTGCCGGTGGCGCGCTGTCCACCGGCACCATCATCGAGCGCATCTAG
- a CDS encoding MaoC family dehydratase — translation MSAPGSDVAAKAAPQIQKGTTLPELKIYGDPTFIISTAIATRDYQDVHHDRDKAQAKGSKDIFVNILTDTGLVQRFITDWAGPSALIKSIGLRLGVPWYAYDTITFSGEVTAVENGLITVKVFGRNSLGDHVIATATFTIGDV, via the coding sequence ATGAGCGCACCTGGGTCGGATGTCGCCGCCAAGGCGGCTCCGCAAATCCAAAAGGGCACGACGCTGCCCGAACTCAAGATCTACGGCGACCCCACGTTCATCATCTCGACAGCCATTGCGACCCGGGACTACCAGGATGTGCACCACGACCGGGACAAGGCGCAGGCCAAGGGATCCAAGGACATCTTCGTCAACATCCTCACCGACACCGGGCTGGTGCAGCGCTTTATCACCGACTGGGCCGGGCCGTCGGCGCTGATCAAGTCGATCGGGCTGCGACTGGGGGTGCCGTGGTACGCGTACGACACGATCACCTTCTCCGGTGAGGTGACCGCGGTCGAGAACGGGTTGATCACAGTGAAAGTGTTTGGCCGCAACAGCCTTGGCGACCATGTCATCGCAACGGCCACATTCACGATCGGGGACGTCTAA
- a CDS encoding nitroreductase family deazaflavin-dependent oxidoreductase encodes MEKPKSLNSPVVGFFIKWMSKGNTWIYKRSNGKLGGTFQKAPVALLTTTGRKTGEPRVSPLLYLREGNRVILVASRGGSDKHPLWYLNLKANPKVSVQIKDEVLQLQARDATEAERQEYWPKLDAMYPSFGDYRSWTDRVIPVVICDPVG; translated from the coding sequence ATGGAAAAACCGAAATCACTCAATTCCCCGGTGGTCGGCTTCTTCATCAAGTGGATGTCGAAGGGCAACACCTGGATCTATAAGCGCAGCAACGGAAAGCTCGGCGGCACTTTCCAGAAGGCGCCGGTCGCGTTGCTGACCACCACCGGCCGCAAGACCGGTGAACCACGGGTGAGCCCGCTGCTCTACCTGCGCGAGGGCAACCGCGTCATCCTGGTGGCCTCCCGGGGCGGCAGCGACAAGCATCCGCTGTGGTACCTCAACCTCAAGGCCAATCCCAAAGTGTCCGTGCAGATTAAGGACGAGGTGCTGCAGCTTCAGGCGCGTGACGCCACCGAGGCGGAGCGCCAGGAGTACTGGCCGAAGTTGGACGCCATGTACCCGTCGTTCGGCGACTACCGGTCGTGGACGGATCGGGTGATCCCGGTCGTGATCTGCGACCCGGTGGGCTAA
- a CDS encoding bifunctional MaoC family dehydratase N-terminal/OB-fold nucleic acid binding domain-containing protein: MTDIRESIAEITSTVVAKQRDARDPVNEPTIKTWVEALGDRNPIYTDEAAARAAGHPGIVAPPAMIQVWTMFGLGGERPTDDPMGPLMELFDRAGYVGVVATNCEQTYHRYLRPGEQVSIASEMRDVVGPKQTALGEGWFINQHITWRVGDEDVAEMAWRILKFKPRESSDDAAPAAVPADLDPDAMMRPALSRDTAFFWEGVAAHELRVQRRPDGSLQHPPVPAVWQDKEQPIDYVVAAGKGTVYSFVVHHAPKVPGRTLPFVIALVELEEGVRMLGELRNVDHADVTIGMPVRATYIDFPAGDSGPEWTLCAWEPEA; encoded by the coding sequence ATGACCGATATCCGGGAGTCGATCGCGGAAATCACGTCCACTGTTGTCGCCAAGCAGCGCGACGCCAGGGATCCGGTGAACGAGCCGACGATCAAGACGTGGGTGGAAGCGCTCGGGGACCGCAACCCCATCTACACGGACGAGGCCGCCGCCCGCGCGGCCGGACATCCGGGAATTGTCGCCCCACCGGCAATGATTCAGGTATGGACCATGTTCGGCCTGGGCGGCGAGCGTCCAACCGACGATCCCATGGGTCCGCTGATGGAGCTGTTCGACCGCGCCGGGTACGTCGGCGTGGTGGCCACCAACTGCGAGCAGACCTATCACCGGTATCTGCGGCCCGGCGAGCAGGTCAGCATCGCTTCCGAGATGCGCGACGTGGTCGGCCCGAAGCAGACCGCGCTCGGTGAGGGCTGGTTCATCAACCAGCACATCACCTGGCGTGTCGGTGACGAGGATGTCGCCGAGATGGCATGGCGCATACTGAAATTCAAACCTCGCGAATCCTCGGATGACGCGGCGCCGGCTGCGGTGCCCGCAGATCTGGATCCGGACGCCATGATGCGTCCCGCGTTGTCGCGCGACACCGCCTTCTTCTGGGAGGGTGTCGCAGCGCACGAGCTGCGTGTCCAGCGGCGGCCCGACGGTAGCTTGCAGCACCCACCGGTACCGGCGGTGTGGCAGGACAAAGAACAGCCGATCGATTATGTGGTGGCTGCCGGGAAGGGCACGGTGTACAGCTTCGTCGTGCACCACGCGCCCAAGGTGCCGGGCCGCACGCTGCCCTTCGTGATCGCCTTGGTCGAGCTCGAGGAAGGCGTGCGCATGCTGGGTGAGCTGCGCAACGTCGATCACGCCGACGTGACGATCGGAATGCCGGTTCGCGCAACCTATATCGACTTCCCGGCCGGCGATTCCGGACCGGAGTGGACACTGTGCGCCTGGGAGCCGGAGGCATGA